From Eremothecium sinecaudum strain ATCC 58844 chromosome V, complete sequence, a single genomic window includes:
- a CDS encoding PDPK1 family serine/threonine-protein kinase (Syntenic homolog of Ashbya gossypii AFR335C; Syntenic homolog of Saccharomyces cerevisiae YOL100W (PKH2) and YDR490C (PKH1)) codes for MSYEHEKPLMPDDKFKLDGRMQAEYGEDITTGGSSRPVEKYLYSTGNVNYSNGIGVHGGDISRPEIGRAITDSRNFIFVDHQGLKRQVNNRSPNGLAVSENSIVSDDEDGDADDQYSLPLSEDSLSDNIDRPESTLNTQLASLSVAEAYRKRHEEWAEKGSAKVVRSTTDPETGKVTKQVIRRGIKDFKFGEALGDGSYSTVVLATCIESGKKYAAKILNKEYLIKQKKVKYVNIEKNTLQRLNSSRISGIIKLYFTFQDEANLYFILEYAPNGDLLSLMKKYNTLNEDCTRYYGAQILDAISHLHKHGIVHRDIKPENILLDKTMKVKLTDFGTAKLLDIQEETKSYDLHTRSKSFVGTAEYVSPELLNDNWVDHRCDIWALGCILFQMIAGKPPFKAANEYLIFQKVMKVQYAFSAGFPMAVRDLVKQILVKNPDLRLSIPQIRKHPFFAEIDFENGGAWSKPAPELSPYKVTSKAMQALPSPKEKLPNHNSDRLKKNLQNIKAVTSTPSRASNNSSSSHDNNSSSGRNTRQNNNDITSEVPKRRPISSAGTGASSAAFAALYKRRTSHYYSKHSSSPVVPVPNAPHSAPTTSGAVPNTPFTFAMGNRSTTTATETSAAGAHKKNTTPAQLMNATDIFWSFYLTRLDERVLKTGELKMAVIKNQALERKVDRVNAVMVDTVKNLSKGSLLSQVVRNGGHNTGFRNVDKSSGNEEDFYKESTVNWEMVAEEYKVKSTSHDETEVENNMTNRFKRLFSGLRSGESNEIAQADNYQQRMLVLTTYARLLVLVKTKKPSKEVNETYEQQYEINIDLPGIHIKEVTSENQEYGTFVIQTPFSSFVFNCPHGELSTWIETFKVAISKNSARLLVEASEHEPNPMANTAAKLSTGKLPQMPSKSDIRSPVTQNEEPPSSKAKTAASANNMTTKSSSSSSSSAAASRIEVKHERLFDHFVFRKNHERPQAQPVPHSTALLHGLPILPPSSNEAQKMIPKQSGSTALRNRPKAHSTRMFTKSERSLRR; via the coding sequence ATGTCATATGAACATGAGAAACCGTTAATGCCGGACGACAAATTTAAGTTGGACGGTCGCATGCAGGCGGAATATGGAGAAGATATCACCACTGGCGGGTCTAGCCGGCCGGTGGAGAAGTATTTGTACTCTACTGGGAATGTAAATTATTCAAATGGCATTGGTGTGCATGGTGGTGACATATCTAGACCAGAAATCGGCCGTGCTATTACTGATTCGAGgaattttatttttgttgATCACCAAGGGTTGAAGAGGCAGGTGAATAATAGAAGTCCGAATGGACTTGCAGTCTCTGAAAACAGCATAGTGAGTGATGATGAAGACGGCGATGCTGACGACCAGTACAGTTTGCCTTTGAGCGAAGATTCGCTGTCGGACAACATCGATCGGCCGGAATCCACTTTGAATACACAATTGGCATCTCTCTCGGTAGCTGAAGCTTACAGGAAGCGTCATGAAGAGTGGGCGGAGAAAGGATCAGCTAAAGTTGTCCGAAGTACAACCGACCCGGAGACTGGGAAGGTTACAAAGCAGGTTATTAGAAGGGGAATTAAGGACTTTAAATTTGGAGAGGCTTTGGGCGATGGCTCGTACTCTACCGTTGTGCTGGCCACTTGCATAGAGAGTGGAAAGAAATACGCCGCGAAGATACTCAACAAAGAATATTTAATCAAGCAGAAGAAAGTCAAATACGTTAATATCGAGAAGAATACACTTCAACGGTTAAACAGCAGCCGTATATCCGGCATAATAAAGCTCTATTTTACATTTCAAGACGAGGCGAATCTTTACTTCATTTTGGAATATGCGCCTAATGGAGATCTGTTGTCactgatgaagaagtaTAATACATTAAATGAAGACTGTACTAGATACTATGGAGCACAGATACTAGACGCTATATCACATCTTCATAAACATGGCATAGTACACAGGGATATAAAACCAGAAAATATTCTATTAGATAAAACAATGAAGGTTAAACTGACAGATTTTGGTACGGCAAAACTTTTGGATATACAAGAGGAAACCAAATCATATGACCTACATACCAGGTCGAAATCTTTTGTCGGAACAGCGGAATATGTATCGCCCGAACTATTAAATGATAATTGGGTAGACCACAGGTGCGATATTTGGGCTCTTGGATGTATATTATTCCAGATGATTGCTGGAAAACCACCTTTTAAAGCTGCCAACGAATACTTGATATTCCAGAAAGTTATGAAAGTTCAGTATGCGTTTTCTGCTGGGTTTCCAATGGCAGTTAGAGATCTAGTTAAACAGATCTTGGTGAAAAATCCCGATCTAAGGTTATCGATTCCCCAGATTCGAAAACATCCGTTCTTCGCAGAGATAGACTTTGAAAATGGTGGAGCATGGTCGAAGCCTGCTCCTGAGTTGAGCCCCTATAAAGTCACGTCTAAAGCTATGCAAGCACTACCTAGTCCAAAGGAGAAACTTCCAAATCATAACAGTGATCGTTTGAAgaaaaatcttcaaaatatcaaGGCAGTTACGTCTACACCGTCAAGAGCATCAAATAACTCAAGTTCATCGCACGATAATAACAGCTCATCTGGCCGTAATACCAGGCAAAACAACAATGACATCACATCCGAAGTTCCGAAGCGTAGACCAATCAGTAGCGCAGGTACCGGTGCATCATCAGCAGCATTTGCGGCACTTTATAAAAGAAGGACATCACATTACTACAGTAAACATTCAAGTAGCCCTGTTGTTCCCGTCCCTAATGCACCACATAGCGCACCCACAACATCAGGCGCCGTTCCAAATACGCCTTTCACATTTGCTATGGGGAACAGATCCACTACAACAGCTACAGAAACATCAGCTGCAGGTGCCCATAAAAAGAATACCACACCTGCACAACTAATGAACGCTACTGATATTTTTTGGTCATTTTATTTGACCAGACTTGATGAGCGTGTTTTAAAAACAGGGGAGTTAAAAATGGCAGTCATAAAGAATCAGGCTCTAGAGCGCAAAGTTGATAGAGTTAATGCAGTAATGGTAGATACTGTGAAAAATCTCAGTAAAGGATCTCTTTTATCTCAAGTAGTTAGAAATGGTGGACACAATACAGGTTTCAGAAATGTTGATAAATCTAGTGGAAATGAGGAGGATTTTTATAAGGAGTCAACAGTTAATTGGGAAATGGTCGCTGAAGAATATAAGGTTAAATCTACCAGTCATGATGAAACTGAAGTTGAAAATAACATGACTAATAGGTTCAAGAGGCTGTTCTCTGGTCTTAGGAGTGGAGAATCTAATGAAATAGCACAAGCGGATAATTACCAGCAAAGGATGCTGGTATTAACGACGTACGCAAGATTGTTGGTTTTAGTTAAGACCAAGAAACCTTCTAAAGAAGTAAATGAGACTTACGAACAACAGTACGAGATCAATATTGATCTTCCAGGCATACATATAAAGGAGGTTACGAGTGAAAACCAGGAATATGGAACTTTTGTGATACAGACTCCTTTCTCTTCATTTGTTTTTAATTGCCCTCATGGTGAGCTTAGTACTTGGATTGAAACCTTCAAGGTAGCCATCAGTAAAAATAGTGCAAGGTTACTGGTGGAAGCTAGTGAACATGAACCAAATCCCATGGCGAATACCGCTGCGAAGCTCAGTACTGGAAAGCTGCCGCAAATGCCCTCGAAATCAGATATTAGATCTCCTGTTACACAAAATGAAGAACCGCCTTCATCGAAGGCCAAAACTGCCGCTTCTGCTAATAACATGACTACGAAatcgtcatcttcatcttcaagcTCAGCAGCTGCGTCTCGGATCGAAGTTAAACATGAGAGATTATTTGACCATTTCGTTTTTAGAAAAAATCATGAAAGACCACAAGCGCAACCTGTTCCTCACTCCACTGCTTTACTTCATGGACTTCCAATTTTACCACCATCATCTAATGAGGCTCAAAAAATGATACCCAAACAAAGCGGCAGCACTGCCCTTAGGAATAGACCCAAAGCTCATTCAACAAGAATGTTTACGAAAAGTGAGCGTTCTTTGAGAAGGTAG
- the RSM28 gene encoding mitochondrial 37S ribosomal protein mS46 RSM28 (Syntenic homolog of Ashbya gossypii AFR340W; Syntenic homolog of Saccharomyces cerevisiae YDR494W (RSM28)), with the protein MLKMGFVHISKRFNSSTAFTKEYLNQLLKRVDAATTRERPNKPKPLTRIKNNRENTPKRYTRAPGSFKRPNLINNVSGNPIEGPVKRKTQRSYNGYSEVVNSKAPRTASTHAKSRLSVSSDNKKKNTASKKIPGISISKIAPKRKSLPDASATTYCPETPTVLSLLKYRANWNGTSHSKLISFGIETLKESNFPLNSEFNNGVDSKTGGNTVNARKLLESEEDGLVLKAEPLTNEITVTPDLEQLSSSVIGSYQELKALQSSDFVKISKSEAKRNELLSNSEVVRLSLGKLNLEPSKKQLMLDVCSGLKPVAELYN; encoded by the coding sequence ATGCTGAAGATGGGATTCGTACACATTAGCAAGAGATTCAACTCTTCTACTGCGTTTACAAAGGAATATTTAAACCAGTTGCTCAAGCGTGTTGATGCTGCTACTACACGGGAAAGACCAAATAAACCAAAGCCACTTACACGTATCAAAAATAATAGAGAAAATACTCCAAAGAGATATACCAGAGCCCCTGGATCTTTTAAACGTCCGAATTTAATTAACAATGTAAGTGGCAACCCAATAGAAGGGCCTGTTAAGCGTAAAACACAGCGGTCGTATAATGGATATTCTGAGGTCGTAAACAGCAAAGCACCTAGAACCGCTAGTACTCATGCCAAGTCTAGATTATCAGTTTCTAGTGATAACAAGAAAAAGAACACTGCATCCAAGAAGATTCCGGGTATTTCTATTAGTAAAATAGCGCCCAAGCGTAAAAGCCTACCTGATGCGAGTGCGACTACCTACTGTCCGGAAACCCCTACTGTTCTATCGCTTTTGAAGTATCGTGCAAATTGGAACGGTACCAGTCATTCGAAGTTGATCTCTTTTGGTATTGAAACTTTGAAAGAATCGAATTTCCCCCTGAACAGTGAGTTCAATAACGGCGTTGATTCTAAGACTGGAGGAAATACAGTGAACGCTAGGAAGCTCCTTGAGTCAGAAGAAGATGGGTTGGTTTTAAAAGCCGAACCTTTGACCAATGAAATCACTGTAACACCCGACCTGGAGCAATTGTCTTCTTCCGTTATTGGATCATACCAGGaactaaaagctcttcaGAGTTCAGATTTTGttaaaatttcaaaatcaGAGGCCAAGCGCAATGAACTATTATCTAATAGCGAGGTGGTTAGACTGAGCTTAGGGAAATTGAACTTGGAGCCATCTAAAAAACAGCTCATGTTGGATGTATGTAGCGGTTT
- a CDS encoding HEL335Wp (Syntenic homolog of Ashbya gossypii AFR336W; Syntenic homolog of Ashbya gossypii NOHBY637; No homolog in Saccharomyces cerevisiae; Syntenic homolog of Kluyveromyces lactis KLLA0C12463g) codes for MSNVNCYFHSEIQTMVDMQKFKKQYQKWNPRTKLENGLTVAMYSKSANDRWSHDTCQIDSLFELMDIKMDEQHSLRGISPCTLETPVLNYSCSPPPGRGRLVEPSSFQPDDNDKGNKKFKKLWHIFRKSTKEYYQPQEQSDASSVVEPQVITAYNGASETQLQLQTTGRLSVHYSQHKTHRNHRTSHYRNILKGDISTTTC; via the coding sequence ATGTCCAATGTAAATTGTTACTTCCATTCTGAGATTCAAACAATGGTCGATATGCAGAAGTTTAAGAAGCAGTACCAGAAGTGGAACCCCAGGACAAAGCTCGAAAACGGATTAACAGTTGCCATGTACTCAAAAAGTGCGAACGATCGATGGAGTCATGACACCTGCCAAATTGACTCGTTGTTTGAGCTTATGGACATTAAAATGGACGAACAGCATTCTCTACGTGGCATTTCACCATGCACACTGGAGACGCCGGTCCTCAATTACAGCTGCTCGCCGCCGCCTGGTCGGGGTAGATTGGTAGAACCGTCTTCTTTCCAGCCGGATGACAACGACAAGGGTAACAAGAAATTTAAGAAACTATGGCATATTTTTAGGAAGTCCACCAAAGAATACTATCAGCCCCAAGAGCAATCGGACGCTTCCAGCGTCGTGGAGCCCCAGGTCATTACGGCCTACAACGGAGCATCAGAAACACAGCTGCAGCTGCAAACTACCGGTAGACTGTCCGTGCACTATTCGCAGCATAAGACGCATAGAAATCATCGCACCTCGCACTATCGAAACATATTAAAGGGTGACATATCCACAACTACTTGCTGA
- the MZM1 gene encoding Mzm1p (Syntenic homolog of Ashbya gossypii AFR338W; Syntenic homolog of Saccharomyces cerevisiae YDR493W (MZM1)), with the protein MTIANKALAAYRNGLRASRIAFGNDTRALLASRKLMKDGMRSPPNPEATPEEQIQYMNDVAKILRNNVVQGERKDGTDVFELNIHKDIELGDNNSIKKPKSTLTAGAVSGGCCGGKVGR; encoded by the coding sequence ATGACTATCGCTAATAAAGCCCTTGCAGCATATAGAAACGGTTTAAGAGCATCAAGAATTGCCTTCGGTAATGATACTCGTGCTTTACTTGCTTCTAGAAAGCTTATGAAGGATGGTATGAGGTCTCCTCCAAACCCGGAAGCTACTCCAGAAGAGCAAATCCAGTATATGAATGATGTTGCAAAGATACTTCGGAATAATGTGGTCCAGGGAGAACGAAAAGATGGGACCGATGTATTTGAGTTAAATATTCACAAAGATATTGAACTAGGCGACAATAATTCGATTAAGAAGCCAAAAAGTACCCTCACTGCTGGTGCAGTAAGCGGAGGATGCTGTGGTGGTAAGGTTGGACGTTAA
- the TPT1 gene encoding tRNA 2'-phosphotransferase (Syntenic homolog of Ashbya gossypii AFR339W; Syntenic homolog of Saccharomyces cerevisiae YOL102C (TPT1)): MPTPDDAKRDILVSKAMSYLLRHGAIKEHLPIDSNGYIPIAAMLSHNRLKTHKCTIGDIHRIVEVNDKKRFHIKVDANGQEHICATQGHSIAQVKPAEGVLERITLQHALPQNLIHGTSINNLLLILESKYIKRMGRNHVHMAVGVTGQDSAVISGMRSSSAVHIYLNKTELVLHNAIYKSKNNVYLSSDDISIALIEKVVIRKSKTLNKSTLETVEIKLKELEVPYETS, from the coding sequence ATGCCCACTCCAGATGATGCAAAGCGTGATATATTGGTAAGTAAAGCTATGTCGTACCTGCTCCGACATGGGGCCATAAAAGAACATCTACCTATAGACTCAAACGGTTACATTCCTATAGCTGCCATGCTTTCTCACAACAGGCTCAAGACCCACAAGTGTACTATAGGAGACATACATCGCATTGTTGAAGTCAATGACAAGAAAAGATTTCATATTAAGGTCGATGCTAACGGCCAAGAGCACATATGTGCTACCCAGGGTCACTCGATTGCCCAAGTAAAACCTGCAGAAGGAGTACTGGAGAGAATCACACTGCAGCATGCGCTGCCTCAGAACCTTATCCATGGGACCAGTATAAATAACTTACTGTTGATCCTAGAATCGAAATATATCAAGAGAATGGGACGTAATCATGTCCACATGGCAGTCGGTGTCACTGGCCAGGACAGCGCGGTAATCAGTGGAATGAGATCTTCTAGCGCAGTTCACATCTACTTGAACAAAACTGAATTGGTGCTACACAATGCAATATATAAGTCTAAGAATAATGTTTATCTAAGCTCCGATGATATTTCAATTGCGTTAATTGAGAAGGTTGTGATCAGGAAGAGCAAAACTTTGAATAAAAGTACCCTAGAAACTGTTGAAATTAAGCTAAAAGAACTGGAAGTTCCCTACGAAACTTCTTAA
- the IZH1 gene encoding PAQR-type receptor (Syntenic homolog of Ashbya gossypii AFR337W; Syntenic homolog of Saccharomyces cerevisiae YDR492W (IZH1) and YOL101C (IZH4)), producing the protein MAGFSTITKSRQRRGSIVVKATEEAVKTSSKRRLAAFHELPDWQKDNDLIWTGYVKETNSIRACLRSMTYFNNESVNIYTHLVPSITYLVVLLLLTQLVLDKVVPGSTFREYLMINLYLVGAVTCLMCSSCFHCLKHHSEKHNNVWSKVDYVGIIVQISCSILSLLYYGLYDQFSLFLFFACFTLVLSCCCTVFVLHDKFNSVAFRPIRAVFFTVFGLSGIIPVLAGYLHPGIAGWMIRIQLKFVIIEAIFYILGVVLYGLRIPEALAPGKFDFVGHSHQIFHIMVVLGSICHFRALIGSYVYMSTGKHYSGLLMLS; encoded by the coding sequence ATGGCAGGTTTTAGCACTATCACGAAGTCGAGGCAAAGAAGGGGCTCGATAGTAGTTAAGGCAACAGAAGAAGCAGTGAAAACCTCCTCGAAGAGAAGGTTGGCCGCGTTCCACGAGTTGCCGGATTGGCAAAAGGATAATGACCTTATTTGGACTGGGTACGTAAAAGAGACTAATTCTATAAGGGCTTGCCTACGGTCGATGACCTACTTCAACAACGAATCTGTGAACATTTACACCCACTTGGTTCCAAGCATTACATACCTAGTGGTGTTGCTGTTATTGACACAGCTCGTTTTGGACAAAGTGGTCCCGGGAAGCACGTTCAGGGAATATTTGATGATTAATTTGTACCTTGTGGGTGCTGTAACTTGCTTGATGTGTAGCTCGTGCTTTCACTGTTTGAAACACCATTCTGAAAAGCACAATAACGTATGGTCCAAGGTTGACTATGTTGGTATCATAGTCCAGATATCATGCTCTATCCTGTCCTTGCTTTACTACGGCTTGTACGACCAATTCAgtcttttccttttcttcgCATGTTTCACACTCGTGCttagctgctgctgcaCTGTTTTTGTCTTGCATGATAAATTCAACAGTGTTGCATTTAGGCCCATCCGGGCTGTTTTCTTCACCGTGTTTGGACTCAGTGGCATCATTCCGGTGCTGGCTGGGTATCTACACCCTGGGATTGCAGGATGGATGATTCGGATTCAGCTAAAATTCGTTATAATAGAGGCTATTTTCTACATTTTGGGAGTTGTCCTCTATGGGTTGCGCATACCCGAAGCTTTAGCTCCTGGTAAGTTTGACTTCGTTGGCCACTCACATCAAATCTTCCACATCATGGTTGTCCTTGGCTCTATTTGTCATTTTAGGGCTCTTATTGGATCATACGTTTATATGAGCACTGGCAAACACTATAGTGGATTGCTCATGTTGTCCTAA